The Terriglobia bacterium genome window below encodes:
- a CDS encoding HAMP domain-containing protein, translating into MSAKAPIRSEESSRRRRTALIILAIIIFLLLFVVSSQQAFDLTFLRPTTSEQTLIFSALSSLIFLLLLALMVVLARTLLKLFAETRGGVLGSRFRTKMVLGALVLSFGPVLFMFMFAYGLMNRSIDKWFSRPVEEVRQDTARVGTLLSSYAADNAKAEATSIAEAAPTQRGFEKGDFGQVVNIFRHHDAPLQGGFAVAILDGEAEAAYHLPEPWPMVRQRIGEHQGTLLPLPKSFTLNGVEYMLGSAMVGGRGGWVLVGMPLPPEFSRTMAQIEASQRRYMELAQQRKLVRRTYMGLLLLLTVLVLFASTWMALFLSKFVTRPVAALAEATEQISRGKFDYRVAVDTGDELGKLVRSFNRMAEELESSRRQIEASSRELADANAALEQRRRHMETILESIPTGVLSLDAERRITHTNNALNRILWPEGNGSHEGARIDSIFPPDVMQEMRHLLRKADRMGSTTIQMEIPFQRRHLTAAVTAASLQHEGQRLGYVLVFEDLSDLLKAQKQAAWREVARRVAHEIKNPLTPIALSAERIRRHLERGTPPDPQSLEVIKGCAETIGGAVETVRTLVDEFATFARFPQAQPQPADINAIVESALAMFNGRLDNIRVHTQLAPDLPKVMADPEAIKRAIANLVDNAAEAMQESLIREVDISTALAGTRDAIEIVIADSGHGVTHELKEKLFLPYFSTKKRGTGLGLAIVSRIVEDHRGTIRVEENKPVGARFIVELPVAAEPAQMAHA; encoded by the coding sequence TTGTCTGCTAAAGCGCCAATTCGTTCCGAGGAAAGCTCGCGCCGGCGCCGTACTGCCCTGATCATTCTCGCGATCATCATCTTTCTATTGTTGTTTGTAGTTTCGTCCCAGCAGGCATTCGATCTTACGTTCCTCCGCCCCACCACCAGCGAGCAGACGCTGATCTTCTCCGCCCTCTCCTCGCTCATCTTCCTTCTGCTGCTGGCGCTCATGGTCGTGCTGGCGCGCACTCTACTCAAGTTGTTTGCCGAAACGCGGGGAGGCGTGCTGGGCTCGAGATTTCGCACCAAGATGGTGCTGGGTGCTCTGGTGCTGTCGTTCGGCCCGGTGCTGTTCATGTTCATGTTTGCGTATGGGCTGATGAACCGCTCGATTGACAAGTGGTTCTCTCGCCCGGTGGAGGAAGTCCGCCAGGACACGGCGCGCGTCGGAACGCTGCTCTCCAGCTACGCGGCGGACAACGCCAAGGCGGAAGCCACCTCCATCGCCGAAGCGGCGCCTACGCAGCGCGGGTTTGAGAAAGGCGATTTCGGACAGGTGGTCAACATCTTCCGCCACCACGACGCGCCTCTTCAGGGTGGCTTCGCGGTCGCCATCCTGGACGGCGAAGCCGAGGCCGCGTACCACCTGCCCGAGCCCTGGCCGATGGTGCGCCAGCGCATCGGCGAGCACCAGGGGACGCTGCTGCCGTTGCCCAAATCCTTCACTCTGAACGGCGTCGAGTACATGCTGGGGTCGGCGATGGTGGGCGGACGCGGCGGATGGGTGCTGGTCGGCATGCCGCTGCCGCCGGAATTCTCGCGCACCATGGCGCAGATCGAAGCCAGCCAGCGCCGTTACATGGAACTGGCGCAGCAGCGCAAGCTCGTCCGCCGCACCTACATGGGACTGCTGCTCCTGCTCACCGTGCTGGTGCTGTTCGCCTCCACCTGGATGGCGCTGTTCCTCTCCAAATTCGTCACCCGGCCGGTGGCAGCGCTGGCGGAAGCAACCGAGCAAATCTCGCGCGGAAAATTCGATTACCGAGTTGCCGTGGATACCGGCGACGAGCTGGGCAAGCTGGTGCGCTCCTTCAACCGCATGGCGGAGGAGCTGGAATCCTCGCGCCGGCAGATCGAGGCCTCCAGCCGGGAACTCGCCGATGCCAACGCCGCCCTGGAGCAGCGCCGCCGCCACATGGAAACCATCCTGGAAAGCATTCCCACCGGCGTGCTGTCTCTCGATGCCGAACGCCGCATCACCCACACCAACAACGCGCTCAACCGTATTCTGTGGCCCGAGGGCAACGGCTCGCACGAGGGCGCACGCATTGATTCCATCTTTCCGCCGGACGTCATGCAGGAGATGCGCCATCTGCTGCGCAAGGCCGACCGCATGGGCTCCACCACCATCCAGATGGAAATCCCGTTTCAGCGCCGCCATCTGACCGCGGCGGTGACCGCTGCGTCGTTGCAGCACGAAGGCCAGCGCCTCGGCTACGTGCTCGTCTTCGAGGATTTATCGGACCTGCTCAAGGCGCAGAAGCAGGCCGCCTGGCGCGAGGTGGCGCGCCGGGTGGCGCACGAAATCAAGAACCCGCTGACCCCCATCGCGCTCTCCGCCGAGCGCATCCGCCGCCACCTGGAGCGCGGCACGCCGCCTGACCCGCAGTCGCTGGAAGTGATCAAGGGTTGCGCCGAGACCATCGGTGGCGCCGTCGAAACCGTGCGCACGCTGGTGGACGAGTTCGCTACGTTTGCCCGCTTCCCGCAGGCGCAGCCGCAACCCGCCGACATCAACGCCATCGTGGAATCCGCGCTCGCCATGTTCAACGGGCGGCTCGACAACATCCGCGTCCACACCCAGCTTGCACCCGACCTGCCGAAAGTCATGGCCGATCCCGAGGCCATCAAGCGCGCCATCGCCAACCTGGTGGACAATGCCGCCGAAGCCATGCAGGAGTCTCTGATCCGCGAAGTGGACATCAGCACCGCGCTGGCCGGGACGCGCGACGCCATCGAGATCGTGATCGCCGACAGCGGCCACGGCGTCACCCACGAGCTCAAGGAAAAATTGTTCCTGCCGTATTTCTCCACCAAGAAGCGCGGCACCGGGCTCGGGCTGGCCATCGTCAGCCGCATCGTGGAAGACCACCGCGGCACCATTCGTGTCGAGGAAAACAAGCCGGTGGGC